Within the Magnetospirillum sp. 15-1 genome, the region CGGCAGCGTGGCCCTTCAGGCCGCAGATAATGTGTGATCCTTGAAAATCGAGTGAACCATTGACTGATTCTCCCATGTCTCCGCGCCTCACCGAGGCTCTGACCATCGTCAGCCAGGCCGTCAATTCCGAGCTGGATCGTTTATTGCCGGTTTCCGAATCGCCGGATTCCAGGGTTCACGAGGCCATGCGCTACGCCACCCTGGACGGCGGCAAGCGGCTGCGCCCCTTCCTGGTGATGCAGTCGGCCAGCCTGTTCAACGTCGCCGAGAGCGCCGCCATCCGGGTGGCCTCGGCCATCGAGATGATCCACTGCTATTCGCTGGTCCACGACGACCTGCCCTGCATGGACGACGACGACCTGCGCCGCGGCCGCCCCACCTGCCACAAGGCCTTCGACGAGGCCACCGCCCTGCTGGCCGGCGACGCCCTGCTGACCAAGGCGTTCGAGGTTCTGGTCAACCCCGCCACCCACGCCGACCCGGCGGTGCGCTGCGAACTGGTGGCCGATCTGGCCCACGCCTCGGGCGGCCAGGGCATGGTCGGCGGCCAGATGATCGACCTGCAGGCCCATACCCTGGACCTGGATGTGGCCGGCATCACCCGCCTGCAGCAGCTGAAGACCGGCCGCCTGTTCTCGTTCTCGTGCGAGGCCGGCGCCGTCCTGGGCAAGGCCCATGGCGAGCTGCGGCTGGCGCTGCGCAATTACGCCCATGATTTGGGTCTGGCCTTCCAGATCGCCGACGACATCCTCGATGTCGAGGGTGACGTGGCCGAGGTGGGCAAGCGTCTCAACAAGGACGCCGATGCCGGCAAGGCGACCTTCGTGTCGCTGCTGGGCCTCGAACGCGCCAAATCCCAGGCGGACATGCTGGCCGAACAGGCCTGTCGCCATCTCGATCCCTTCGGCGACAAGGCCGATCTGATGCGGGACGTTGCCCGCTTCGTCGTTCGCCGCCGTTCGTGAGGTCCTAAGGAATGACTCCTCCCCCCGTCACCGGAAAGCCCAAGTCGTCCCTGCTCGACCGCGTGTCGAGTCCGGCCGACATCCGCGACTTCACCATCGAGGAGCTGGAACAGCTGACCTACGAGGTCCGCCAGGAAATGATCCAGTCGGTATCGTTCACCGGCGGCCATCTGGGGGCCGGCCTGGGCGTCGCCGAACTGACCGTGGCGCTGCACCACATCTTCGACACGCCGCGCGACCGGCTGATCTGGGACGTGGGCCATCAGGCCTATCCCCACAAGATCCTCACCGGGCGCCGTAGCCGCATGCGCACCATGCGCCAGGGCGGCGGCCTGTCGGGCTTCACCCGCCGGTCGGAGAGCGAATACGACCCCTTCGGCGCCGGCCACTCCTCCACCTCCATCTCGGCGGCGCTGGGCATGGCGGTGGCGCGCGATCTCAAGGGCGCCACCAACAACGTCATCGCGGTGATCGGCGACGGCGCCATGAGCGCCGGGCAGGCCTACGAGGCCATGAACAACGCCGGGGCGGCGGGCTCGCGCCTGATCGTCATCCTCAACGACAACGATATGTCCATTGCCCCGCCGGTCGGCGCGCTCTCCGCCCACCTGTCGCGCCTGCTGTCGTCGCCGTCCTACCATTCGCTCCGCCATCTGGTGAAGGATCTGGCCCACCTGCTGCCGCCTCCCCTCGAGCGGGCCATGGGCCGCGCCGAGGAATACGCCCGCGGCATGGTCTCCGGCGGCGGCACGCTGTTCGAGGAGCTGGGCTTCTATTACATCGGCCCCATCGACGGCCATAATTTCGAGCACCTGCTGCCGGTACTGAAGAACGTCCGCGATTCCGACGAGACCCGTCCGGTGCTGCTGCACGTGGTGACCAAGAAGGGCCGCGGCTATCCGCCGGCCGAGGCCGCCGCCGACAAGTATCACGGCGTCGGCCGCTTCGACGTGCTGACCGGCCAGTTGGAGAAGCCCAAGGCCAACGCGCCGTCCTATACCTCGGTGTTCTCCAAGGCGCTGATCGCCGAAGCCGAGGTGGACGACCGCGTCGTCGCCATCACCGCCGCCATGCCGGCGGGAACCGGCCTCGACAAGTTCGGTGACCGCTTCCCGGCGCGCACCTTCGACGTGGGCATCGCCGAACAGCATGCGGTGACCTTCGCCGGCGGTCTGGCCACCGAGGGCTTCAAGCCGTTCTGCGCCATCTATTCGTCGTTCCTGCAGCGCGCCTACGACCAGGTACAGCACGACGTGGTGCTGCAGCGTCTCCCCGTGCGCTTCGCCATCGACCGGGCCGGTCTGGTGGGCGCCGACGGCGCCACCCATGCCGGCTCCTACGACATGGCCTTCCTGGGCTGCCTGCCCGACATCGTCATCATGTGTCCGTCCGACGAGGCCGAACTGATGCACGCCGTCGCCACCGCCGTATCCATCGACGACCGCCCCTCGGCCTTCCGCTATCCGCGCGGCGAGGGTGTCGGCATCGAACTGCCCGAGCGCGGCTCGGTGATGCCCATCGGCAAGGGCCGCGTGATGCGCGAAGGCAACCGGGTCGCCATCCTGTCGCTGGGCACCCGTCTGGCCGAGGTTCTCAAGGCCGCCGACGAGCTGACGGCTCGCGGCCTCGCCCCCACCGTGGTGGATGCCCGCTTCATGAAGCCGCTGGACGAGGAACTGATTCTCCGTCTGGCGCGCGAGCATGAAGTGCTGATCACCGTCGAGGAGGGCTCGGTCGGCGGCTTCGGCAGCCATGTGCTGCACCTGCTGGCCTCCAAGGGTGCCCTGGATCGCGGCCTCAAGGTTCGCCCCCTGGCCTTGCCCGACGTCTTCGTCGAGCACGATGCCCCCCTGGTCCAGTACGAGAAGATCGGCCTCAACGCCTCGGGCATCGTGGCGACCGTGCTGACCGCCCTGGGCGAGACCCGCGCCGCGGTCAGCGCCTGACAATACACACAGTAAATTATGTGGTACGGCGGCGCCGCTCATTCTTGAGCGGCGCCGTTTTGTATATGGATTGAATTATCGTGAATCAGTGATATCATATATGAAATATTCGAGTTCTGAGGAATGTGTCATGGAATTGGAAAAGCTTCAGGAAAGCGCCCGCCGGGCCAGCGCATTGCTGAAGGCCATGAGCAACGAGCACCGTCTGATGATCCTCTGTCAGCTGCTTCCCGGTGAAAAATCGGTGGGCGAGCTGGAACGCATCATCGGCCTCAGCCAGTCGGCGCTGTCCCAGCATCTGGCCCGCCTGCGCCGCGACTCCCTGGTCACCACCAGACGGCAGGCCCAGACCATCTTCTATTCCCTGGCCGGTATCGAGGCCCGCGCGGTGATCGACACCCTGTACGGGCTTTATTGCAAGCCGGAAGGGGTGGCCTGCGCCGGCTGATATCGGGGGCTTTCTAGGCCCGCCGATACCGCCACACCCCGTCTTCCTCCAGAATCCGCACCACGGAGCCCAGCTTCATCAGATGATGGAGGTGGGCCAGGGTCTCGCCGGTGGCGAAGCCCAGTTGATGGGCGTCCAGCGGACGGGTGAACAGCACCCTCAGCACCTGCACCGCCGTTGACGGCTGGGCACAGGCCTCCAGGGTCTTGTCCAGGCGCCCGGCGTGATGGGCCTTGAGCTCGTCGATGCGGGTGTGCAGCCCCTGGAACGGCAGGCCGTGGGAGGGCAGCACCAGGGTCTCCTCGGGGAGCTGGCGCAGACGGTCCAGGGCATCGAGAAACAGGGACAGCGGCTCGGATTCCGGCTGCTGCGGCCAGACGCCGACGATGGGCGAGATGCGCGGCAGGACCTGATCGCCGGAGATCAGCAACCCGGCCTCCTCGCAATACAGGCAGGCATGCTCGGGGGAATGACCGCCGCCCTCGATCACCCGCCAGGCGCGCCCGCCGATGGATAAGGTATCGCCGTGACGGATGCCGATGACCCGCACCGGAATAATATCGATACGCGAGCGATAGGTGTTGCGCCGTTCCTTCACCCCTTCCAACTGCTCGGCATCCAGGCCGATGCGGGTGTAGTAATGCAGTTGGTTGGCAACGAAATCGGCACTGTCCTCCAGCCACAGCATGCGAGCGAACAGCCATTCGCGCATCATGGCGGTAAGGTCGACCCCCAGCCTCCCGCTCAGCCAGCCGGCGAGCCCCATGTGGTCGGGATGGAAGTGGGTGGCGATCAGCCGGTTGACCTTTACGCCCTTCAGCGGCCCGGCGAAAATCTCCTCCCACAGGGCCTTTGTAGCGTCGTTGCCCAGACCGGTATCGACCAGCACCACCCCGTCGCCATCGTCCAGAACCCACAGATTGATATGATCAAGGGCAAAGGGCAGCGGCATGCGAATCCACCGCACCCCCGGCGCCACCTCCAGCAATTGCGCGGTCGCCGGCGGTTCGGAAAAGGGATGGATCAGGGTCGAACGGCTCACGGCAAAGCTCTCCGGATTAATTCGGTAAGTCTTTGCATATTTGGTGCAATGCGGCAAGTTTCAAGCGGCTTTGTCGGTTATCACTATGGATGGCGGTGAAGCGATCCGGCTACCCGCTAATCCTCTGCCATGATCACCGGCAGGTTCATGGCTTTGACCAGCCGCTCCAGCCGGGCAAGGACGGCATCGGCATCGGGGTAGGTTCGGGACAGAACCAGATAGACGGGAATTCGGCCGATAACCCTAGATTCCAGGCCGTCGATCGGGCGGGCGGCCAGGACGGTGCGGGCATTGATCTCGTAGGACAGCAGGTAATCGGCCCGCTCCGCCGCCAGCATCCGAAAGGCGGCATCCAGCGTCTCGGCTTTTTCCAGGGTCACCCGATTGGCGGGGTTATTGAAATGATTGATCATGCCGCCATAGGTGAAACCATTGACGACGATCAGCGAATGCCCGGCCAGGTCTTCCTTGCTGGAAACCGGTGTCTTGCCGGCCAGGAAATAGACTCTCGGCTCCTGGATGACCACCGGCTCCGAACTGAACAGGCAGCACTCGTCCAGGGCCGGCATGCGGACCAGCATGGAAAAGTTGAAGCTGCCATCCTGCAGCCCCTTGAGAAGCCTCAGGGTCGGATAGGCCATGCCCTGCCAGGGTATGCCGGCCGCTGCGAACAATGAGCGCGCCACCCGGAACAGCGCCCCGTCGAGCCGGCCCTTGGCATTGGTATAGGCCATGGGCGGCGCTTCATTGAAAGCGGCAATAATTACGTTCGGATTGGCGGGGTCAGTCGGCTCGGCGGCTCCGGCGGGCGGCGCCCGGAGCGCCATCGCCAGAAGGAGCACCGCAAGCAGCATGGATGGACGCGGCATACCAACCATTTCAAAAAGGCCAACCCGCCAATTCATGAGTTATGTAGAAATACTATAATGTTAACCATGGTCTGTCGACGCCTGGTTAACCGCCGCCCCCTGCGGAAATACCCTTGTCTCCTGTCACGAAGCGGCATCTTCCCGTCAAGTTGACTTACAATTCATTCACAACTGAGTCTCGTATCCGAGACGCCTGATTTGCCATTGTAGCCATGGATGGAAGATCCATCCGCTCAAGCGGAGGCGATATCCATGTCCAGATCGGTCTATGACACCATACTGTCCGCCGTTTCCGCCGCCCGCCGGGCCGGGCTGGACAGTGCCGACCAGAGGATGGCGGCGCGGGTCGTCCTGTTGGCCAACGATACCGACCTGTCACCGGGCATCGCCCAATTGCTGGTCGATCAAATCTATCTCGATATCTGCCCGCCGGACGGTTCGGCCGCCCGGGTTCTGCCGTAGGGCCGCCATCCGCGAAAATGAGAACGGCCGGGCAGTTCCCTGCCCGGCCGCTCATTTCTCGCAATGGCCGAGGCCTTAGCGCCGCATGATGGCCGTGCCGGCATAGCGGGCGGCCGAGCCCAGCAACTCCTCGATGCGGATCAACTGGTTGTACTTGGCGATACGGTCGGAACGCGACAGCGAGCCGGTCTTGATCTGGCCGCAATTGGTGGCGACGGCCAGATCGGCGATGGTCGAGTCCTCGGTCTCGCCCGAACGATGGCTCATGACGGCGGTGTAGCCGGCCTTGTGGGCCATGTCGACGGCTTCCAGGGTCTCGGACAGGGTGCCGATCTGGTTGACCTTCACCAGGATGGAATTGGCCAGGCCCTTGTCGATGCCCATGGACAGGCGCTCGGGGTTGGTGACGAACAGATCGTCGCCCACCAGCTGCACCTTGGCGCCCAGGGCGTCGGTCAGCAGTTCCCAGCCCTCCAGATCGTCCTCGGCACAGCCATCCTCGATGGAGATGATCGGATAGGAGCCGACCAGCTTGGCGTAGAACTTGACCAGGCCCTTCTGGTCATAGGTCTTCTTGGCGCCCGCCATGACGTACTTGCCCTCCTTGAAGAATTCGGAGGAGGCACAGTCGAGCGCCAGCATGATGTCCTCGCCCGGCTTGTAACCGGCGCTCTCGATGGACTTCATGATGAAGTCGAGAGCCATCTCGGCGCTCTTCAGGTTGGGAGCGAAGCCGCCTTCGTCACCCACATTGGTGTTGTGGCCGGCGTCCTTCAGGGTCTTCTTGAGCGCGTGGAACACCTCGGCGCCCATGCGGATGGCCTCGGAGCACGACGAGGCGCCCACCGGCATGATCATGAATTCCTGGATGTCGATGGGGTTGTCGGCGTGCGCCCCGCCGTTGATGATGTTCATCATGGGCACCGGCAAGGTGGAGGCGAAGGCGCCGCCCACATAGCGGTAGAGCGGCAGGCCGGATTCCTCGGCGGCGGCCTTGGCGGCGGCCAGCGAGACGCCCAGGATGGCGTTGGCGCCCAGGCGGGCCTTGTTGGGGGTGCCGTCCAGATCGATCATGGTCTTGTCGAGCAGGATCTGGTCCTCGACATCCATGCCCGACAGGGCGTCGTAGATCTCGCCATTGACCGAATCACAGGCCTTCTGCACGCCCTTGCCGAGATAGCGCGTCTTGTCGCCATCGCGCAGCTCGCACGCCTCGTGAACGCCGGTGGAAGCACCCGACGGAACGGCCGCGCGGCCGATCACGCCGGTCTCCAGCACCACGTCGACCTCGACGGTGGGATTGCCACGCGAGTCGAGAATCTCGCGGCCATGGATATCGATAATGGCGGTCATCGGTACTCTCCCCTGGAACGACTGGGATCAGTCAATGGAAACGGGATGGCACTTGGCGGTGGCGTCGAGCTTCATCAACACCTCGATCAGCGCCGGCATATCCTTCATGGCGATCATGTTGGGGCCGTCGGACGGCGCATGATCGGGATCGGGATGGCATTCCACGAACACGCCGGCAACGCCGATGGCGACGGCGGCCCGCGCCAGGACGGGGGCGAAGCGGCGGTCGCCGCCCGACGAATTGCCCTGTCCGCCCGGCGCCTGCACGGCGTGGGTGGCGTCCATGATCACCGGCCAGCCGGTCCGCGCCATGATGGGCAGGCCGCGCATGTCGGTGACCAGGGTGTTGTAGCCGAAACTGGCGCCGCGCTCGGTCAGCAGGATGCGCGAGTTGCCGGTGCTTTCGATCTTGGCGGCCACGTTGGCCATGTCCCAGGGCGCCAGGAACTGGCCCTTCTTGACGTTGATGACCGCCCCCGAGCGTCCGGCGGCGACCAGCAGGTCGGTCTGGCGGCAGAGGAAGGCGGGAATCTGCAGCACGTCGGCCACCTTGGCGGCGATGGTGCACTGTTCCTCGGTATGGACGTCGGTCAGCACCGGCAGGCCCAGCTTGGCCTTGATCTCGGCGAAGATGGGAATGGCCTTGTCCAGCCCGACGCCTCGCTGGCCGGCCAGCGAGGTACGGTTGGCCTTGTCGAACGACGATTTGTAGATCAGCGAGACGCCCGCCTCGGCGGCGATGATCTTCAGCGCCTCGGCGCATTCCAGGGCATGCTCCCGGCTCTCCATCTGGCAAGGCCCGGCGATCAACACCAAAGGCAGGTCGTTGCCGAGAATGACATCGTCATTGACGGCAACGTGATGGAGCGCATTGGTCATGGCTGCAGCCTTTATACCAGGCGAGATTGGCGAACCGCCGCCGCGATAAAGCTGGTGAACAGCGGATGCGGATCGAAGGGCTTGGACTTCAGCTCGGGATGGAACTGGACGCCGACGAACCAGGGATGGTCGGGAATCTCGACGATCTCGGGCAGGACGCCGTCGGGCGACAGGCCGGAGAACGACAGGCCGGTCTTCTCCAGCGCGTCCTTGTAGTCCAGATTGACCTCGTAGCGATGGCGATGACGCTCGCTGATGCGCTCGGCGCCATAGATCTCGCGCACGCGCGATTCCGCCTTCAGGTGGCATTCATAGGCGCCGAGCCGCATGGAGCCGCCCAGGTCGCCGCCCACCTCACGCTTCTCGGTGGAGTTGCCGCGCACCCATTCGGTCATCAGGCCGACCACCGGGGCCTCGCACGGACCGAATTCGGTGGAGCTGGCCTGGGAGATGCCGGCCAGATTGCGGGCCGCCTCGATCACCGCCATCTGCATGCCGAAGCAGATGCCGAAATAGGGAACCTTGCGCTCGCGGGCGAAGCGCACCGCCTCGACCTTGCCGAAGGCGCCGCGCTCGCCGAAGCCGCCGGGCACCAGGATGCCGTCGCAGGGCTCCAGATGCTGGACCACGTCGCCCTGCTCGAAGATCTGGCTGTCGATCCAGTTGAGGTTGACCTTGACGTTGTTGGCGATGCCGCCGTGATGCAGCGCCTCGGCCAGGGACTTGTAGCTGTCCAGCAGGCTGATGTACTTGCCGACGATGGCGATGGTGACCTCGCCCTCGGGCTGGCGGATGCGATCGACGATGGTCGACCAGCGCTTGAGGTCCGGCATCGGCGCGTTCAGGCCGAAATG harbors:
- a CDS encoding transporter substrate-binding domain-containing protein; translated protein: MNWRVGLFEMVGMPRPSMLLAVLLLAMALRAPPAGAAEPTDPANPNVIIAAFNEAPPMAYTNAKGRLDGALFRVARSLFAAAGIPWQGMAYPTLRLLKGLQDGSFNFSMLVRMPALDECCLFSSEPVVIQEPRVYFLAGKTPVSSKEDLAGHSLIVVNGFTYGGMINHFNNPANRVTLEKAETLDAAFRMLAAERADYLLSYEINARTVLAARPIDGLESRVIGRIPVYLVLSRTYPDADAVLARLERLVKAMNLPVIMAED
- a CDS encoding MBL fold metallo-hydrolase, producing MSRSTLIHPFSEPPATAQLLEVAPGVRWIRMPLPFALDHINLWVLDDGDGVVLVDTGLGNDATKALWEEIFAGPLKGVKVNRLIATHFHPDHMGLAGWLSGRLGVDLTAMMREWLFARMLWLEDSADFVANQLHYYTRIGLDAEQLEGVKERRNTYRSRIDIIPVRVIGIRHGDTLSIGGRAWRVIEGGGHSPEHACLYCEEAGLLISGDQVLPRISPIVGVWPQQPESEPLSLFLDALDRLRQLPEETLVLPSHGLPFQGLHTRIDELKAHHAGRLDKTLEACAQPSTAVQVLRVLFTRPLDAHQLGFATGETLAHLHHLMKLGSVVRILEEDGVWRYRRA
- the kdsA gene encoding 3-deoxy-8-phosphooctulonate synthase, whose translation is MTNALHHVAVNDDVILGNDLPLVLIAGPCQMESREHALECAEALKIIAAEAGVSLIYKSSFDKANRTSLAGQRGVGLDKAIPIFAEIKAKLGLPVLTDVHTEEQCTIAAKVADVLQIPAFLCRQTDLLVAAGRSGAVINVKKGQFLAPWDMANVAAKIESTGNSRILLTERGASFGYNTLVTDMRGLPIMARTGWPVIMDATHAVQAPGGQGNSSGGDRRFAPVLARAAVAIGVAGVFVECHPDPDHAPSDGPNMIAMKDMPALIEVLMKLDATAKCHPVSID
- a CDS encoding CTP synthase, coding for MTRFIFITGGVVSSLGKGLASAALGALLQARGFKVRLRKLDPYLNVDPGTMSPYQHGEVYVTDDGAETDLDLGHYERFTGVPSRKSDNITTGRIYSNVIAKERRGDYLGATVQVIPHVTDAIKEFVKSDLTDEDFCLCEIGGTVGDIESLPFLEAIRQLGNELGRERTMFVHLTLVPYIPSAGELKTKPTQHSVKELLSVGIQPDMLMCRCDREIPEGDRRKIALFCNVAPDAVIPALDVDTIYQVPISYHEQGMDAVVCRHFGLNAPMPDLKRWSTIVDRIRQPEGEVTIAIVGKYISLLDSYKSLAEALHHGGIANNVKVNLNWIDSQIFEQGDVVQHLEPCDGILVPGGFGERGAFGKVEAVRFARERKVPYFGICFGMQMAVIEAARNLAGISQASSTEFGPCEAPVVGLMTEWVRGNSTEKREVGGDLGGSMRLGAYECHLKAESRVREIYGAERISERHRHRYEVNLDYKDALEKTGLSFSGLSPDGVLPEIVEIPDHPWFVGVQFHPELKSKPFDPHPLFTSFIAAAVRQSRLV
- a CDS encoding polyprenyl synthetase family protein, with protein sequence MSPRLTEALTIVSQAVNSELDRLLPVSESPDSRVHEAMRYATLDGGKRLRPFLVMQSASLFNVAESAAIRVASAIEMIHCYSLVHDDLPCMDDDDLRRGRPTCHKAFDEATALLAGDALLTKAFEVLVNPATHADPAVRCELVADLAHASGGQGMVGGQMIDLQAHTLDLDVAGITRLQQLKTGRLFSFSCEAGAVLGKAHGELRLALRNYAHDLGLAFQIADDILDVEGDVAEVGKRLNKDADAGKATFVSLLGLERAKSQADMLAEQACRHLDPFGDKADLMRDVARFVVRRRS
- the dxs gene encoding 1-deoxy-D-xylulose-5-phosphate synthase, encoding MTPPPVTGKPKSSLLDRVSSPADIRDFTIEELEQLTYEVRQEMIQSVSFTGGHLGAGLGVAELTVALHHIFDTPRDRLIWDVGHQAYPHKILTGRRSRMRTMRQGGGLSGFTRRSESEYDPFGAGHSSTSISAALGMAVARDLKGATNNVIAVIGDGAMSAGQAYEAMNNAGAAGSRLIVILNDNDMSIAPPVGALSAHLSRLLSSPSYHSLRHLVKDLAHLLPPPLERAMGRAEEYARGMVSGGGTLFEELGFYYIGPIDGHNFEHLLPVLKNVRDSDETRPVLLHVVTKKGRGYPPAEAAADKYHGVGRFDVLTGQLEKPKANAPSYTSVFSKALIAEAEVDDRVVAITAAMPAGTGLDKFGDRFPARTFDVGIAEQHAVTFAGGLATEGFKPFCAIYSSFLQRAYDQVQHDVVLQRLPVRFAIDRAGLVGADGATHAGSYDMAFLGCLPDIVIMCPSDEAELMHAVATAVSIDDRPSAFRYPRGEGVGIELPERGSVMPIGKGRVMREGNRVAILSLGTRLAEVLKAADELTARGLAPTVVDARFMKPLDEELILRLAREHEVLITVEEGSVGGFGSHVLHLLASKGALDRGLKVRPLALPDVFVEHDAPLVQYEKIGLNASGIVATVLTALGETRAAVSA
- the eno gene encoding phosphopyruvate hydratase — encoded protein: MTAIIDIHGREILDSRGNPTVEVDVVLETGVIGRAAVPSGASTGVHEACELRDGDKTRYLGKGVQKACDSVNGEIYDALSGMDVEDQILLDKTMIDLDGTPNKARLGANAILGVSLAAAKAAAEESGLPLYRYVGGAFASTLPVPMMNIINGGAHADNPIDIQEFMIMPVGASSCSEAIRMGAEVFHALKKTLKDAGHNTNVGDEGGFAPNLKSAEMALDFIMKSIESAGYKPGEDIMLALDCASSEFFKEGKYVMAGAKKTYDQKGLVKFYAKLVGSYPIISIEDGCAEDDLEGWELLTDALGAKVQLVGDDLFVTNPERLSMGIDKGLANSILVKVNQIGTLSETLEAVDMAHKAGYTAVMSHRSGETEDSTIADLAVATNCGQIKTGSLSRSDRIAKYNQLIRIEELLGSAARYAGTAIMRR
- a CDS encoding metalloregulator ArsR/SmtB family transcription factor; its protein translation is MELEKLQESARRASALLKAMSNEHRLMILCQLLPGEKSVGELERIIGLSQSALSQHLARLRRDSLVTTRRQAQTIFYSLAGIEARAVIDTLYGLYCKPEGVACAG